A window from Pangasianodon hypophthalmus isolate fPanHyp1 chromosome 16, fPanHyp1.pri, whole genome shotgun sequence encodes these proteins:
- the adrm1 gene encoding proteasomal ubiquitin receptor ADRM1 isoform X1, which translates to MSSGALFPSLVSGSRSSSSKYLVEFRAGKMTLKGSTVTPDKRKGTVYIQQTDDSLIHFCWKDRTTGNVDDDLIIFPDDCEFKRVSQCTTGRVYVLKFKAGSKRLFFWMQEPKTDKDEEYCRKVNEYLNNPPIPGSMGSGGSGGHELSALGGEGGLQNLLGNMSHNQLMQLIGPTGLGGLGGLGALAGPGLASLLGSGGPASSSSTSSSRSQSAAATPSSGSAARLSSTQAPTTPLTPAATSTDSPTMTPTTPASQTSSLAAGVGSPTQPIQLSDLQSILATMNVPAMSAEGQGVDLASVLTPDIMAPILVNPDVQQRLLPYLPSGESLPQSAEEIQNTLTSPQFQQAMSMFSSALASGQLGPLMNQFGLPSEAVEAANKGDVEAFAKAMENSSGKTDESGESKDKKDDDEDMSLD; encoded by the exons ATGTCTTCAGGAGCACTCTTTCCCAGTCTGGTTTCAGGCTCACGTAGCTCATCCAGCAAATACCTGGTGGAGTTCCGAGCGGGTAAAATGACCCTGAAGGGCAGCACGGTGACTCCGGACAAGCGCAAAGGCACTGTCTACATCCAGCAGACAGACGACTCGCTTATCCATTTCTGCTGGAAGGACAGAACCACTGGAAATGTGGATGAT GATTTGATCATCTTCCCTGATGACTGCGAGTTTAAGAGGGTGAGCCAGTGCACCACTGGACGAGTGTATGTTCTTAAATTCAAGGCAGGATCCAAAAGGCTCTTCTTTTGGATGCAG GAGCCCAAAACGGACAAAGATGAGGAGTACTGTCGTAAAGTGAACGAGTATCTGAACAACCCACCAATACCAGGGTCTATGGGCAGCGGGGGCAGTGGCGGTCACGAGCTGTCTGCACTGGGAG GAGAAGGTGGCCTGCAAAACCTCCTGGGCAACATGAGCCATAATCAACTTATGCAACTGATTGGCCCAACAGGACTGGGTGGACTTG gtgGGCTTGGTGCTCTTGCAGGTCCAGGTTTGGCCAGTCTGTTGGGAAGTGGTGGTCCAGCCAGTAGCAGCTCAACCTCCAG CTCCCGCAGCCAGTCAGCAGCTGCCACACCCTCCTCCGGATCTGCCGCTCGTCTGAGCTCTACTCAGGCTCCCACCACCCCACTGACCCCTGCTGCGACCTCTACAGACTCTCCAACCATGACCCCCACGACCCCAGCCTCCCAAACCTCTTCCCTGGCAGCAGGCGTGGGGAGTCCAACACAGCCCATCCAGCTGAGCGACCTGCAGAGCATCTTAGCCACAATGAACGTGCCTGCCATGAGTGCAGAGGGACAGGGAG TGGACCTGGCGAGTGTGTTGACTCCTGATATTATGGCTCCTATTTTGGTGAATCCTGATGTACAGCAGAGGCTCCTGCCATACCTGCCTTCAGGAGAGTCACTACCACAGAGTGCTGAGGAAATCCAAAACACACTCACCTCGCCACAGTTTCAGCAG GCGATGAGCATGTTCAGCAGTGCACTAGCGTCTGGGCAGCTCGGTCCTCTCATGAACCAGTTTGGACTGCCCTCAGAAGCAGTGGAGGCAGCTAACAAAGGGG atgtGGAGGCTTTTGCCAAGGCCATGGAGAACAGCAGTGGAAAGACGGATGAGTCCGGTGAATCCAAAGATAagaaggatgatgatgaggacaTGAGTCTGGACTAG
- the adrm1 gene encoding proteasomal ubiquitin receptor ADRM1 isoform X2 yields MSSGALFPSLVSGSRSSSSKYLVEFRAGKMTLKGSTVTPDKRKGTVYIQQTDDSLIHFCWKDRTTGNVDDDLIIFPDDCEFKRVSQCTTGRVYVLKFKAGSKRLFFWMQEPKTDKDEEYCRKVNEYLNNPPIPGSMGSGGSGGHELSALGEGGLQNLLGNMSHNQLMQLIGPTGLGGLGGLGALAGPGLASLLGSGGPASSSSTSSSRSQSAAATPSSGSAARLSSTQAPTTPLTPAATSTDSPTMTPTTPASQTSSLAAGVGSPTQPIQLSDLQSILATMNVPAMSAEGQGVDLASVLTPDIMAPILVNPDVQQRLLPYLPSGESLPQSAEEIQNTLTSPQFQQAMSMFSSALASGQLGPLMNQFGLPSEAVEAANKGDVEAFAKAMENSSGKTDESGESKDKKDDDEDMSLD; encoded by the exons ATGTCTTCAGGAGCACTCTTTCCCAGTCTGGTTTCAGGCTCACGTAGCTCATCCAGCAAATACCTGGTGGAGTTCCGAGCGGGTAAAATGACCCTGAAGGGCAGCACGGTGACTCCGGACAAGCGCAAAGGCACTGTCTACATCCAGCAGACAGACGACTCGCTTATCCATTTCTGCTGGAAGGACAGAACCACTGGAAATGTGGATGAT GATTTGATCATCTTCCCTGATGACTGCGAGTTTAAGAGGGTGAGCCAGTGCACCACTGGACGAGTGTATGTTCTTAAATTCAAGGCAGGATCCAAAAGGCTCTTCTTTTGGATGCAG GAGCCCAAAACGGACAAAGATGAGGAGTACTGTCGTAAAGTGAACGAGTATCTGAACAACCCACCAATACCAGGGTCTATGGGCAGCGGGGGCAGTGGCGGTCACGAGCTGTCTGCACTGGGAG AAGGTGGCCTGCAAAACCTCCTGGGCAACATGAGCCATAATCAACTTATGCAACTGATTGGCCCAACAGGACTGGGTGGACTTG gtgGGCTTGGTGCTCTTGCAGGTCCAGGTTTGGCCAGTCTGTTGGGAAGTGGTGGTCCAGCCAGTAGCAGCTCAACCTCCAG CTCCCGCAGCCAGTCAGCAGCTGCCACACCCTCCTCCGGATCTGCCGCTCGTCTGAGCTCTACTCAGGCTCCCACCACCCCACTGACCCCTGCTGCGACCTCTACAGACTCTCCAACCATGACCCCCACGACCCCAGCCTCCCAAACCTCTTCCCTGGCAGCAGGCGTGGGGAGTCCAACACAGCCCATCCAGCTGAGCGACCTGCAGAGCATCTTAGCCACAATGAACGTGCCTGCCATGAGTGCAGAGGGACAGGGAG TGGACCTGGCGAGTGTGTTGACTCCTGATATTATGGCTCCTATTTTGGTGAATCCTGATGTACAGCAGAGGCTCCTGCCATACCTGCCTTCAGGAGAGTCACTACCACAGAGTGCTGAGGAAATCCAAAACACACTCACCTCGCCACAGTTTCAGCAG GCGATGAGCATGTTCAGCAGTGCACTAGCGTCTGGGCAGCTCGGTCCTCTCATGAACCAGTTTGGACTGCCCTCAGAAGCAGTGGAGGCAGCTAACAAAGGGG atgtGGAGGCTTTTGCCAAGGCCATGGAGAACAGCAGTGGAAAGACGGATGAGTCCGGTGAATCCAAAGATAagaaggatgatgatgaggacaTGAGTCTGGACTAG